The following are encoded in a window of Nitrospirota bacterium genomic DNA:
- the alaS gene encoding alanine--tRNA ligase has protein sequence MKNSTHELRQAFIRYFEQHGHQAVPSSALIPQADPTLLFTNAGMNQFKGVFLGEETRAYKRAVTVQKCLRAGGKHNDLENVGYTRRHHTFFEMLGNFSFGDYFKEEAILFGWEFLTKTVGLEKDRMWVTVFRDDDEADLLWKKIGVSPSRIVRCGEKDNFWQMGDTGPCGPCSELHFDQGPSVPGDDRPNGEGDRVIEIWNLVFMQYNRDAAGTLHPLPKPSIDTGMGLERLAAVAQGKYSNYDSDVFTPLLDAVAARAGVQYGGQETTDRSMRVVADHLRAITFLMADGVLPSNEGRGYVLRRILRRAARHGRLLGIVEPFLHELTAAVVTQMGPVYSEIRGAAATIAEATRGEEERFIATLDQGLPILNELIAKARSAGSKILTGSDVFKLYDTYGFPMDLMGEACREQEMTLDEAGFDRAIEEQRTRARKTGGFEQETTRPAVAELAGRLGATKFIGYDRLESDSVVLAILKGDRLVKEAAEGDEVELVLDVTPFYAEGGGQVGDRGLLKGPDGQVEIQETTRPVPTVILHKGTVMKGRIREGEALHTTVDATTRQAAQRNHTATHLLHAALRDMLGPHVKQYGSLVGPNRLRFDFAHFRPLTSRDIDEIEMVVNREVRKNERVATEVMSIQDAVAKGALAFFGDKYGEQVRVVTVESFSKELCGGTHCRQTGDIGLFRIESETGVAAGVRRIEAQTGSGALAHMKRLETDIRELADLLKVGQSELVAKTRKVITQLKDKERELEELKLKMASGSAVESAAKTIAGVQVHVQRTDGLDVNGMRALADQLRDKLKSGVVALGAANDGKVSLLVVVTKDLIARLKAGDLIKAMAAEVGGTGGGRPEMAQAGGKDPAKLDAALENVFGLVERMLER, from the coding sequence ATGAAGAACAGCACTCACGAATTGCGACAGGCCTTCATCCGATATTTCGAACAGCATGGCCATCAGGCCGTGCCGAGTTCTGCCTTGATTCCTCAGGCTGACCCCACCTTGCTCTTTACCAATGCCGGGATGAACCAGTTTAAAGGGGTCTTTCTCGGCGAGGAAACGCGCGCCTATAAGCGGGCGGTCACCGTCCAGAAGTGTCTCCGTGCCGGAGGCAAGCACAACGATCTGGAAAATGTCGGCTACACGCGCCGCCACCATACGTTCTTTGAAATGTTGGGGAACTTTTCTTTCGGCGATTACTTCAAGGAAGAGGCCATCCTGTTCGGATGGGAGTTTCTGACCAAGACGGTCGGTCTCGAGAAGGACCGGATGTGGGTCACCGTTTTTCGCGACGACGACGAAGCCGATCTGCTCTGGAAGAAGATCGGCGTGTCGCCTTCCCGCATCGTGCGGTGCGGAGAGAAGGATAACTTCTGGCAGATGGGGGATACAGGCCCCTGTGGACCCTGCTCGGAACTCCATTTTGACCAGGGGCCGTCGGTGCCGGGCGACGATCGGCCGAATGGGGAAGGCGATCGCGTCATCGAGATTTGGAATCTCGTCTTCATGCAGTACAACCGGGATGCGGCGGGCACGCTCCATCCGCTTCCCAAACCGAGCATCGATACCGGGATGGGGCTCGAACGGCTGGCGGCTGTCGCTCAGGGTAAGTACAGCAACTATGACAGCGATGTGTTTACGCCCTTGCTCGACGCCGTGGCCGCCAGAGCCGGGGTTCAGTACGGGGGGCAGGAGACAACCGATCGGTCGATGCGTGTGGTGGCGGATCATCTTCGCGCGATCACGTTCTTGATGGCGGATGGTGTCTTGCCCTCGAATGAAGGACGCGGCTATGTGTTGCGCCGGATACTCCGCCGGGCTGCGCGCCATGGGCGGTTGCTGGGCATCGTCGAGCCCTTTCTCCACGAGTTGACGGCGGCGGTCGTGACCCAGATGGGCCCGGTCTATTCAGAAATCCGTGGTGCGGCCGCGACGATTGCTGAGGCGACCAGAGGCGAAGAGGAGCGGTTCATCGCGACGCTCGATCAAGGCTTGCCGATTCTGAATGAGTTGATTGCGAAAGCGCGTTCGGCCGGGAGCAAGATTCTCACGGGCTCCGACGTATTCAAGCTCTACGATACCTATGGGTTTCCGATGGACTTGATGGGGGAGGCCTGCCGCGAGCAGGAGATGACGCTCGATGAGGCGGGGTTCGATCGGGCCATTGAGGAGCAGAGGACTCGCGCGCGCAAAACAGGGGGCTTTGAACAGGAAACCACCCGTCCCGCAGTTGCGGAGCTGGCTGGTCGTCTGGGGGCCACGAAGTTTATCGGCTATGACCGGCTGGAGAGCGACAGCGTCGTCCTTGCGATTTTGAAGGGCGACCGGTTGGTCAAGGAAGCGGCAGAAGGGGATGAGGTTGAATTGGTCCTGGATGTGACCCCGTTCTATGCGGAGGGTGGTGGACAGGTCGGTGACCGTGGCCTGCTGAAGGGCCCTGATGGCCAGGTAGAGATTCAGGAAACGACGAGGCCAGTACCGACCGTGATCCTGCACAAGGGGACCGTCATGAAAGGGCGGATTCGCGAGGGCGAGGCGCTTCACACGACCGTTGATGCGACGACGCGGCAGGCCGCTCAGCGAAATCATACGGCCACCCATTTGCTCCATGCCGCGTTGCGCGACATGCTCGGTCCTCACGTGAAACAGTATGGGTCGCTCGTTGGACCAAATCGCTTACGATTCGACTTTGCCCATTTCAGGCCGCTGACCTCTCGCGACATCGATGAGATCGAAATGGTCGTGAATCGCGAGGTGCGAAAGAACGAACGAGTCGCAACCGAGGTGATGAGTATTCAGGACGCAGTGGCCAAGGGCGCGTTGGCTTTCTTTGGCGATAAATATGGGGAACAAGTAAGGGTGGTGACGGTTGAGTCGTTCAGCAAAGAGCTCTGCGGCGGCACCCATTGTCGGCAGACGGGTGATATCGGTCTGTTCAGAATTGAATCGGAGACCGGCGTCGCGGCCGGTGTGCGCCGTATCGAAGCCCAGACCGGGAGCGGGGCGCTCGCGCACATGAAGCGACTGGAAACGGATATTCGGGAACTCGCGGACTTACTCAAGGTTGGCCAGTCCGAGTTGGTGGCCAAAACTCGTAAGGTCATCACGCAGTTGAAAGATAAAGAGCGCGAACTGGAAGAGCTGAAATTGAAAATGGCTAGTGGTTCAGCCGTCGAGTCTGCGGCGAAAACGATCGCTGGTGTCCAGGTGCACGTGCAGCGAACGGACGGCCTGGACGTGAACGGGATGCGGGCGTTGGCCGATCAGTTGCGAGACAAGTTGAAGAGCGGTGTCGTGGCGCTCGGGGCCGCGAACGATGGCAAGGTGTCGTTACTGGTCGTGGTCACGAAGGATTTGATCGCGCGATTGAAAGCGGGCGACCTCATCAAGGCGATGGCGGCGGAAGTCGGCGGGACCGGCGGCGGCAGGCCTGAGATGGCGCAGGCCGGCGGGAAAGATCCGGCCAAGCTGGATGCGGCGTTGGAAAATGTCTTTGGGCTGGTCGAACGGATGTTGGAGCGGTAG
- the mltG gene encoding endolytic transglycosylase MltG, giving the protein MNLRIVVAFLLVAMVGLGVAAYQTIRWAEGPVVPEQERPSTKIIVIPDGSTFQFVASLLERERLIKSRSAFVLLGKSQAVDRKIHAGEYELSPAMTPAEILAKLLSGQVVLHPFTIPEGLTLTQIADLLSQQGVTDRAEFIRLAKDRSFMASLGIQAETLEGYLYPNTYKFPRTVKAREVLVAMVGQLRQVVGPDLLARMQELKMTMHEVLTLASVIEKETGSGGERPEISAVFHNRLKKHIPLQSDPTVIYGLPAFDGNLHKKDLSYPSPYNTYRVQGLPPGPIANPGIQAIRATLYPSDSHSLYFVSRNDGTHQFSATLIEHNQAVEKYQKRPFRRSLPHM; this is encoded by the coding sequence ATGAATCTACGGATCGTGGTCGCATTTCTGCTGGTCGCAATGGTCGGACTTGGCGTCGCGGCCTATCAGACGATTCGTTGGGCTGAAGGCCCGGTCGTTCCTGAGCAGGAGCGCCCTTCTACGAAAATCATCGTCATTCCGGATGGCTCGACGTTCCAATTTGTGGCGTCGCTACTCGAGCGTGAACGATTGATCAAGAGCCGTTCCGCCTTTGTGCTCCTTGGGAAATCTCAAGCTGTCGACCGGAAAATCCATGCGGGCGAGTACGAGTTGAGCCCGGCCATGACGCCGGCCGAGATCCTTGCGAAACTACTCAGCGGTCAGGTGGTGCTGCACCCGTTTACGATTCCCGAAGGGCTGACCCTCACCCAAATCGCTGACCTGCTCTCACAGCAGGGCGTGACGGATCGCGCAGAGTTTATCCGGCTTGCAAAAGATCGGTCATTCATGGCATCGCTGGGCATTCAGGCCGAAACCTTGGAAGGGTATCTCTACCCCAATACCTATAAGTTTCCTCGCACCGTGAAGGCGCGCGAGGTCTTAGTGGCGATGGTTGGGCAGCTACGGCAGGTGGTTGGACCGGACCTTCTTGCGCGAATGCAGGAACTCAAGATGACGATGCATGAAGTGTTGACGCTTGCGTCCGTCATTGAAAAGGAGACCGGGTCTGGCGGCGAGCGACCCGAGATCTCGGCGGTGTTTCACAACCGTCTGAAGAAGCATATCCCGTTACAGAGCGATCCGACCGTCATTTATGGGTTGCCGGCATTCGACGGAAACTTGCACAAGAAAGACTTGTCGTATCCCAGTCCCTACAATACCTATCGGGTCCAAGGGCTGCCGCCTGGGCCGATCGCCAACCCAGGCATTCAGGCGATTCGCGCGACACTCTATCCGTCCGATTCACATTCCTTGTATTTTGTGTCGCGAAACGATGGAACCCACCAGTTTTCTGCGACGCTCATCGAGCACAATCAGGCCGTGGAGAAGTATCAAAAGCGGCCGTTTAGACGGTCTCTCCCGCACATGTAA
- the deoC gene encoding deoxyribose-phosphate aldolase, with the protein MTTQNWNLSALIDHTVLRPDATKADVLRLCQEAKAFGFIVIFVPPCYIDEAVEAVAGTMIRVGIPVGFPLGGHTTATKVAEALEGVARGATVLDMVINVSRLKSGDYDLVRGDMAEVVQATKGVEHKVILETCCLTREEKITACRLAVEAGMDYVKTSTGFASAGATVEDVRLMKDTVAGRAKVKASGGIRDWKTTLAMLEAGADRIGTSASLKILEEWKVSAEMRRE; encoded by the coding sequence ATGACAACACAGAATTGGAACCTGTCGGCGTTGATCGACCATACCGTATTGCGTCCGGACGCGACGAAGGCAGACGTGCTGCGGCTCTGTCAGGAGGCGAAGGCGTTCGGCTTCATCGTGATCTTTGTGCCGCCCTGTTATATCGATGAGGCGGTCGAGGCAGTGGCCGGCACGATGATTCGCGTCGGTATTCCTGTCGGGTTTCCGCTGGGTGGCCACACGACGGCGACGAAGGTTGCAGAAGCCCTTGAAGGGGTCGCACGGGGAGCCACGGTATTGGATATGGTCATCAACGTCAGCCGGCTCAAGTCCGGTGACTACGATCTAGTCAGGGGAGACATGGCTGAGGTAGTGCAAGCGACCAAGGGTGTTGAGCATAAAGTCATTCTAGAAACCTGCTGCCTGACGCGAGAAGAAAAAATCACAGCCTGCCGTTTGGCTGTTGAAGCGGGGATGGACTATGTGAAGACCTCGACGGGGTTCGCCTCTGCCGGCGCGACCGTGGAAGATGTCAGGCTGATGAAAGACACGGTGGCTGGCCGCGCCAAGGTCAAAGCTTCCGGCGGAATTCGAGATTGGAAGACCACGTTGGCGATGCTGGAGGCCGGCGCAGATCGGATCGGGACCAGTGCAAGTCTCAAGATTCTTGAGGAGTGGAAGGTGTCTGCGGAGATGCGGCGCGAGTAG
- a CDS encoding PilZ domain-containing protein: MAVPRPPRIPFRCPVEFTHEDGVTGSGVLFNLSLGGCAVQSDTPVSDNMLVTLRLAPSEGSITISIEMGRVRWATTQEFGVEFLIVLEPEREKLDGFLKTVIAKSAPTNPMPSQAA; this comes from the coding sequence ATGGCAGTTCCTCGACCACCCAGAATTCCCTTCCGTTGTCCGGTGGAGTTTACCCACGAAGACGGCGTGACAGGATCCGGGGTTCTTTTTAATTTGTCCCTCGGGGGCTGCGCTGTCCAAAGCGATACTCCTGTGTCCGATAATATGCTGGTGACACTTCGTCTCGCCCCCTCCGAAGGCAGCATTACCATCAGTATTGAAATGGGTCGTGTTCGATGGGCGACAACCCAAGAGTTTGGTGTGGAGTTTTTGATCGTACTTGAACCTGAACGTGAAAAGCTGGATGGCTTTCTCAAGACGGTTATCGCGAAGTCTGCTCCAACGAACCCGATGCCTTCCCAGGCTGCATGA
- a CDS encoding phosphopentomutase encodes MINRVIVLVIDGLGVGALPDAAEYGDAGSNTLAHLADAVGGLNIPALEALGLGHITEIKGVRVMGQPEGSFGRLGFLSKGVDSMVGYWEMAGHVTDDAGPLYPDGFPPDMVSVIEQAFGRKSIGNRRSSGAAMLRECEAEHLSSGALIVWTDGRRTCHVAAHENAMRRDDFFQRCRDARKVLKDPWGVWRISAHPLVGDAGAVQFSPQPREFVIEPPGTTMFDVLNRASQILVGVGNVGDLFSGRGLTRSVPVGHWTALLDDVTGMLKTVPRGLIVAGLDVLESDAARSASALHDFDRRLSELLEQLRPGDLLVLTGDHGRDITRADQIPTREYVPLLATGPKLAQGVNLGIRSSAADLGHTILEALQGDQLPVGESFLDALRAG; translated from the coding sequence ATGATTAATCGCGTCATTGTATTGGTGATTGATGGATTGGGCGTCGGGGCGTTGCCCGATGCGGCGGAGTATGGCGATGCCGGGTCCAATACGTTGGCTCACCTGGCCGATGCCGTGGGGGGACTGAATATCCCCGCGCTCGAAGCGCTCGGGCTTGGCCACATCACGGAGATCAAAGGTGTGCGGGTGATGGGGCAGCCTGAGGGATCGTTCGGTCGTCTCGGGTTTCTTTCCAAGGGCGTGGATTCCATGGTTGGCTATTGGGAAATGGCCGGCCATGTGACAGATGATGCCGGGCCGCTCTATCCCGACGGGTTTCCCCCTGACATGGTGTCGGTGATCGAACAGGCCTTTGGCCGTAAGAGCATCGGCAATCGCCGCTCGTCTGGCGCAGCCATGCTGCGCGAATGTGAGGCCGAACATCTGTCGTCCGGCGCATTGATCGTCTGGACAGATGGACGAAGGACCTGCCATGTGGCGGCGCATGAGAATGCGATGCGGCGGGATGATTTTTTTCAGCGCTGCCGGGATGCGAGGAAAGTGCTCAAGGATCCCTGGGGCGTGTGGCGTATATCAGCCCATCCCCTCGTGGGCGATGCCGGTGCGGTACAGTTCAGCCCTCAACCCCGTGAGTTCGTGATTGAGCCACCAGGGACGACCATGTTCGATGTGCTCAACCGTGCGAGCCAGATCCTGGTTGGGGTCGGCAACGTCGGCGATCTGTTTAGTGGCCGGGGGCTGACTCGTTCTGTTCCCGTTGGGCATTGGACGGCATTGCTTGACGATGTGACAGGGATGTTGAAAACCGTTCCCCGTGGATTGATTGTCGCCGGGCTTGATGTGCTGGAATCGGATGCGGCACGGTCGGCCTCGGCTCTCCATGACTTTGATCGACGGCTTTCTGAGTTATTGGAGCAACTTCGTCCAGGCGATCTGCTCGTGTTGACGGGCGATCATGGGCGGGATATCACAAGAGCGGATCAGATCCCGACGCGGGAATATGTTCCTCTGTTAGCGACTGGGCCGAAGTTGGCACAGGGTGTCAATCTTGGGATCAGATCGTCTGCTGCCGATTTAGGACATACGATTCTGGAGGCCTTGCAAGGGGATCAACTTCCTGTGGGTGAGAGTTTTCTCGATGCGCTCCGTGCTGGGTAG
- a CDS encoding RidA family protein, which translates to MSYEHKLKELHLELPLPPQPLATYVPAVRAGDLLFLSGVLPMRDGQLAFSGKLGRDLTVEQGMEAARLALLNALAIAKQELGTLDRITRVVKVVGHVASADGFVQQPQVLNGASDLAVAIFGEAGRHARVAVGAAELPRGASVEIEVILSVS; encoded by the coding sequence ATGTCATATGAACATAAACTGAAAGAATTGCATCTGGAGTTGCCGCTCCCACCGCAACCGTTGGCAACCTATGTCCCGGCGGTCCGGGCCGGTGATCTGTTGTTCTTATCCGGCGTCCTTCCCATGCGAGACGGGCAGTTGGCGTTCTCCGGTAAGCTCGGTCGCGATCTGACGGTTGAACAGGGGATGGAGGCTGCCAGGCTCGCGCTCCTGAATGCGCTGGCGATTGCCAAGCAGGAACTCGGGACGTTGGATCGAATTACGCGAGTGGTGAAGGTCGTCGGGCATGTGGCGTCGGCGGATGGATTCGTCCAGCAACCTCAAGTCCTCAACGGGGCATCGGACCTAGCGGTCGCCATCTTTGGAGAGGCTGGTCGTCATGCGCGCGTAGCGGTGGGGGCGGCTGAGTTGCCTCGCGGGGCTTCCGTCGAAATCGAAGTGATTTTATCCGTCTCCTGA
- a CDS encoding IPT/TIG domain-containing protein, whose protein sequence is MNAFVTGVSTITVWASLSVAVFAAAPAAIELHPSTAVPGATLSIGGTGFGAFRSVQVNRVTVGGVSALIQRWESDLIEVKVPFQAQSGPVEVMTGKKKLAAGTLTVMQPTISAVTPAEIEPGHTVQITGAHFGTTAGPRDPNTMFGVNDVMIGGVIVRPRRWKDKLIEVEVPTNAASGDVVVRLASSDPLPDGSCCAPVQYKVSNAVPLKLIPSIRVDPLSGPVGTKVVFFGQGFGAAKVAGDKVTFGGHLATIAQWSDSAIVVHLPMDAETGPVVLTMQGRDRTVGTFTVHVPKVTTLVPPAAPIGTLLRINGEHFGFYSESGATPYAFTDFNTGENRVDIGGVRAVIYRWQDDRIDVWVPFSAKSGPVVIHRGATKPNADGSCCATKEVLKTEAGVFTLVTPKIDSYSPKSGGLDELITIKGSGFGTFLKTAEHAYLGLNQGAYKRKEDIDLGDNVSRTEVLFSSIAAQIMSWTDTEIVVRVPHRNLYGLGKRNEFFNELATGPLIVRRGSWDVQPDGVCCTRKKWLTLEAGSFTIEAKGLPDQGYFNNNRPDANTNQ, encoded by the coding sequence ATGAATGCGTTCGTGACGGGCGTGAGTACGATAACCGTATGGGCGAGTCTCAGCGTTGCGGTGTTTGCGGCGGCTCCTGCTGCGATCGAACTCCATCCATCAACGGCGGTTCCTGGCGCCACTCTGTCGATCGGCGGGACGGGATTCGGTGCATTTCGATCGGTACAAGTGAATCGCGTAACTGTTGGAGGGGTCTCTGCGTTGATTCAGCGATGGGAATCCGATCTGATCGAAGTCAAAGTGCCCTTTCAGGCGCAATCCGGTCCCGTTGAAGTCATGACTGGGAAGAAGAAATTGGCTGCTGGAACCTTGACCGTGATGCAGCCGACGATTTCCGCAGTGACGCCGGCAGAGATCGAACCAGGCCATACCGTGCAGATCACCGGCGCGCACTTCGGTACCACGGCCGGTCCCCGCGATCCCAATACCATGTTCGGAGTCAATGATGTGATGATCGGGGGTGTCATCGTCAGGCCGCGCCGTTGGAAAGACAAGCTCATCGAAGTCGAGGTTCCCACGAATGCGGCGTCGGGCGATGTTGTGGTTCGATTGGCGTCATCCGATCCTTTGCCTGACGGGTCTTGTTGCGCTCCGGTCCAATATAAAGTGAGTAATGCGGTTCCGCTGAAACTGATTCCGAGTATTCGTGTCGATCCTCTGAGCGGGCCGGTCGGGACGAAGGTTGTCTTCTTCGGGCAAGGTTTCGGTGCAGCCAAGGTCGCCGGTGATAAGGTTACGTTCGGTGGGCACCTGGCCACCATTGCCCAATGGTCCGATAGCGCCATCGTCGTGCATCTTCCGATGGATGCCGAGACAGGGCCGGTAGTCTTGACGATGCAAGGGCGTGATCGAACGGTTGGGACCTTTACGGTTCACGTGCCGAAGGTGACGACGTTGGTTCCTCCGGCTGCTCCGATCGGTACGCTGCTCAGAATCAACGGCGAACATTTCGGATTCTATTCGGAGAGTGGAGCAACCCCCTATGCCTTTACCGATTTCAATACCGGGGAGAATCGAGTCGATATCGGGGGAGTTCGCGCCGTCATCTATCGCTGGCAAGACGATCGTATCGATGTGTGGGTGCCCTTCAGTGCGAAGAGCGGACCGGTTGTGATTCATCGAGGGGCGACGAAGCCCAATGCCGACGGCTCCTGTTGTGCCACCAAGGAAGTCCTCAAGACTGAGGCGGGAGTCTTTACCCTCGTGACGCCGAAGATCGACTCATACAGTCCGAAATCAGGAGGTCTCGATGAACTGATCACCATTAAGGGGTCGGGGTTCGGTACCTTTTTGAAAACAGCTGAGCATGCGTATTTAGGCCTCAACCAGGGGGCCTACAAGCGGAAAGAAGATATTGATCTGGGTGACAATGTCTCACGGACGGAAGTGTTATTTAGCAGCATCGCGGCACAGATTATGTCCTGGACAGATACGGAGATCGTTGTGCGGGTCCCCCACCGGAACTTGTACGGTCTGGGGAAGCGCAACGAGTTTTTCAATGAACTGGCGACCGGTCCGCTGATCGTGCGGCGCGGATCCTGGGATGTGCAGCCGGACGGAGTCTGCTGTACCAGGAAGAAGTGGCTGACGTTGGAAGCGGGCTCCTTTACCATTGAAGCCAAAGGATTGCCGGATCAGGGCTACTTCAACAACAACCGCCCCGACGCCAACACCAACCAGTGA
- a CDS encoding YCF48-related protein, translating to MPRSWLLFFPSRVGYLAVVMAVGILLCASLSWATDPPLTITPQVSHTEVTLMGLHFHTVQLGWAVGAGGTILKTVDGGKTWKKIVSGTRSTLSGVFFQNEKLGWVVGANGTIRQTQDGGHTWHAQFVDTQVSFYALSFVSPNEGWVVGGNGTILHTKDGGAHWIDQPSKTNAALYAVQFLSSRHGTAVGAVGTVLMTDDGGVTWTAQDMQGAVTLFDVYFSDASTGWVVGNAGAIFQTTNGGNQWIDRTLPCTRTCTKLTDLLRVRFTDPQTGWIVGERGMVYRTTDSGFTWIEQGAITKASLFGLSFSDGTQGWAGGEKGTIVHLRLGR from the coding sequence TTGCCCAGATCATGGCTGCTGTTTTTTCCCTCCCGTGTGGGCTACCTCGCGGTTGTCATGGCGGTGGGAATATTGCTGTGCGCGTCCCTCTCATGGGCCACTGACCCTCCTCTGACAATCACCCCTCAAGTGAGTCACACCGAAGTCACCCTGATGGGGCTTCATTTTCATACGGTTCAGCTTGGCTGGGCGGTGGGGGCCGGCGGAACGATTCTGAAGACGGTCGATGGCGGGAAGACATGGAAGAAGATCGTCAGCGGCACCAGGTCGACCCTTTCGGGTGTTTTCTTTCAAAATGAGAAGCTGGGATGGGTCGTCGGTGCCAATGGAACGATTCGCCAGACACAAGACGGGGGCCATACTTGGCATGCGCAATTCGTGGACACACAAGTATCGTTCTACGCTCTCTCGTTCGTGTCGCCCAACGAAGGGTGGGTGGTTGGTGGCAACGGCACCATTCTCCATACGAAGGACGGCGGAGCCCATTGGATCGATCAACCGAGCAAGACGAACGCTGCCCTGTACGCGGTTCAATTTCTCTCATCACGTCACGGAACAGCAGTCGGAGCGGTGGGGACTGTGTTGATGACGGATGATGGGGGAGTCACCTGGACTGCACAAGACATGCAGGGGGCTGTCACTCTATTCGATGTGTATTTTTCTGATGCTTCGACCGGCTGGGTCGTCGGGAACGCCGGCGCCATCTTCCAAACGACTAATGGCGGCAATCAATGGATCGATCGCACGTTACCCTGCACCCGCACCTGTACGAAGCTGACCGACCTCTTGCGAGTACGCTTCACCGACCCGCAGACCGGATGGATTGTGGGCGAGCGAGGCATGGTCTACCGAACCACCGATAGCGGCTTTACCTGGATCGAGCAGGGTGCGATTACCAAGGCCTCGCTGTTCGGCCTCTCGTTCTCAGATGGCACGCAGGGCTGGGCCGGTGGAGAAAAAGGTACGATCGTTCATCTGCGCCTTGGCCGCTGA
- a CDS encoding 16S rRNA (uracil(1498)-N(3))-methyltransferase: MSTFFVAPDAVTPPTIRMTGDLLHHLRDSLRLHPGTMLTLNDGCGTRYRVEVTQVSSQAIDSRIIDQQTESGRKTSPIVLGQALIKGDKMDWVIQKATELGVDTIVPIKSAHSVIKLNPERFEHQRSRWERIARDAAQQSERWTIPTVADPLDLTQICRHYASASVKGLLAERSSGPSLATIPLPQDHLRPIVLLIGPEGGWAPEEQRLAQEQGFIPLTLGPRILRAETAAIAALSILQSRLDELG; the protein is encoded by the coding sequence ATGTCCACGTTCTTCGTCGCCCCTGATGCCGTCACTCCCCCCACGATCCGCATGACCGGTGATCTCCTCCATCATCTACGCGATAGTCTCCGTTTACACCCGGGCACCATGCTCACCCTAAACGACGGATGCGGAACCCGCTATCGCGTAGAAGTGACTCAGGTCTCCTCGCAGGCCATCGACAGCCGCATCATCGACCAACAAACCGAATCGGGTCGCAAAACCTCGCCGATCGTGCTCGGACAAGCCTTGATCAAAGGCGACAAGATGGACTGGGTCATTCAGAAGGCGACCGAGCTCGGAGTCGATACGATCGTACCCATCAAAAGCGCACACAGTGTCATCAAGCTCAACCCGGAGCGATTTGAGCATCAACGTTCCAGATGGGAACGCATTGCGCGTGACGCGGCACAACAGTCGGAACGGTGGACGATTCCTACCGTCGCAGACCCTCTCGACCTCACACAGATCTGCCGCCACTACGCCTCAGCATCTGTGAAAGGCCTACTCGCGGAACGTTCCAGCGGCCCTTCGCTCGCCACCATCCCGTTGCCACAGGACCATCTGCGCCCAATTGTGTTGTTGATTGGACCGGAGGGAGGATGGGCGCCAGAGGAGCAACGTCTTGCACAAGAGCAGGGCTTCATCCCGCTCACCCTTGGGCCACGAATCTTGCGGGCCGAGACCGCAGCAATTGCCGCGCTCAGCATTCTCCAATCACGACTCGATGAGCTGGGATAA